In uncultured Desulfuromonas sp., the genomic stretch GCCTTTGATGAGTGGAGCTCGCGCCATGATGACAGCTGGGATAAGTTCACCACCGAGTTGGGCGAAGAGATTGATATCGTCTGGGGCCTGGGCGCCACCTACAAAAAGGCGGGTTTTAAAGCAGAGCTTGAATATCTGGTATCACAAGACTACCTGGCCAAGCTCGGTATCCGCGCAGGCTACAGCTGGAAACTCCCCAGCAGCAAGGTGCAGCTTTCCGCCGGCTATTTCACGGCCAAGGACAATGGTGATCTGTTCAAGCCGGGAGCCGAAAAAGACCTGGATGGCAATGAGGATCTCGACGGATCGGCCTACTACGTCGATCTCAATTGGAACGTTGGGATGTTCACCCTCGGTGCCGCCTACACTCAGGTATTCGATATGTGGCTTGAGGACAACTTCGCCGGTGATCACGGCACCAATCCCTTCCCGACCCGTGCTCCCATCGGACCGGATTTCACGAACACCGAAGAGAAGGCCTGGCAGGCCCGGGTCGGATTTGACCTCAGCAATTTTGTCCCCGGCTTAACCACTAAAGTCAGTTACACCCGCGGTACGGATGCCGAAAACTCACTGACCGGCAAAGCGGGTGGTACAGCCGATGAAGACTACTTTGCGGTCGATACCCGGTGGAAAATCCCCTATCTCAAAGGTTTGAGCTGCCGCTGGTACTTCGCCGACTACGATTCGGATGAAAAGGGGAAAATCGGCGGCGTCAAAGGGGATGAAACCGACCATCGCGTCTACCTGGATTACGTTGTCAAATTCTAGCCAGAGCTTCCACGCAATATTTTAAAAGAAAAAAACAGCACAACAACCACTGAAGGAGACCGATATGAAAACACGCTTCGTAACCCTCTTATTTGCCTTTGCTCTGCTCAGTGCCAGCAGTGTCCAGGCCGTTTCCCAGAAGTCAAATAATGCTCCCCCGACCCTCGCCGAGGCACACGCCGAAATGGCCGACTGTAACGGTTGCCATGCCGAAAACGGCAAGATATCGGACAGCGAAACCTATGAAAACCAGCAATGCATAACCTGCCATGGCGGCTATGCAGAGTTGGCCAACGATTCTCTTGAATTTGACCCGCACACCTCGCATCTGGGCAACATCAATTGCACCAGCTG encodes the following:
- a CDS encoding OprD family outer membrane porin; this encodes DDDGIDNHISKIGQLFADFQVTRNGHVKVGAQKVKTMLLRSSSTRAIPNTFRGITADYSFDQFKFYGYAFDEWSSRHDDSWDKFTTELGEEIDIVWGLGATYKKAGFKAELEYLVSQDYLAKLGIRAGYSWKLPSSKVQLSAGYFTAKDNGDLFKPGAEKDLDGNEDLDGSAYYVDLNWNVGMFTLGAAYTQVFDMWLEDNFAGDHGTNPFPTRAPIGPDFTNTEEKAWQARVGFDLSNFVPGLTTKVSYTRGTDAENSLTGKAGGTADEDYFAVDTRWKIPYLKGLSCRWYFADYDSDEKGKIGGVKGDETDHRVYLDYVVKF